A single region of the Streptomyces sp. NBC_01262 genome encodes:
- the gmd gene encoding GDP-mannose 4,6-dehydratase, with protein sequence MTAKTALITGITGQDGSYLAELLLQKGYQVHGIVRRASTFNTHRIEHLYRDPHDPEARLFLHYGDLTDGTRIAGLLEQVRPDEVYHLAAQSHVRVSFDEPEFTGNTTGLSTTRLLEAIRAIGLSCRFYQASSSEMFGATPPPQHEGTAFHPRSPYGVAKVYAYWVTRNYREAYGIYAVNGILFNHESPRRGPTFVTRKVATAAARIKAGLQNELYLGNLDARRDWGYAPEYVEAMWRMLQQDKPDDFVIATGTSYSVRDFVEECFSHAGLDWRDHVRFDDRYLRPTEVDDLVGDASKAERILGWRPTVRAPELAGLMVDAEMGALPQTAGPAQPAVEPSLVLR encoded by the coding sequence GTGACAGCCAAGACGGCGCTCATCACCGGCATCACCGGCCAGGACGGGTCCTACCTCGCGGAGCTGCTGCTCCAGAAGGGCTATCAGGTGCACGGAATCGTCCGCCGCGCCTCCACCTTCAACACGCACCGCATCGAACATCTCTACCGCGACCCGCACGACCCCGAAGCCCGCCTGTTCCTCCACTACGGCGACCTCACGGACGGCACCCGGATCGCAGGCCTGCTGGAGCAGGTACGGCCCGACGAGGTTTATCACCTCGCCGCCCAGTCACACGTCCGGGTCTCCTTCGACGAGCCCGAGTTCACCGGCAACACCACCGGCCTCAGCACCACCCGCCTGCTTGAGGCCATCCGGGCGATCGGCCTCAGCTGCCGCTTCTACCAGGCCTCCAGCTCCGAGATGTTCGGCGCGACGCCGCCACCCCAGCATGAGGGCACCGCCTTCCACCCCCGCTCGCCGTACGGAGTGGCCAAGGTCTACGCCTACTGGGTCACCCGGAACTACCGGGAGGCATACGGCATCTACGCCGTCAACGGCATCCTGTTCAACCACGAGTCACCTCGCCGTGGACCCACCTTCGTCACCCGGAAGGTGGCCACGGCCGCCGCCCGGATCAAGGCCGGCCTCCAGAACGAGCTCTACCTGGGCAACCTCGACGCCCGCCGCGACTGGGGCTACGCCCCGGAATACGTCGAGGCCATGTGGCGCATGCTCCAGCAGGACAAGCCGGACGACTTCGTCATCGCCACCGGCACCAGCTACAGCGTGCGCGACTTCGTCGAGGAGTGCTTCTCCCACGCAGGCCTCGACTGGCGCGACCACGTCCGCTTCGACGACCGCTACCTGCGCCCCACCGAGGTCGACGACCTGGTCGGCGACGCGTCCAAGGCCGAGAGGATCCTCGGATGGCGGCCGACGGTGCGGGCGCCGGAGCTCGCCGGACTGATGGTCGACGCGGAAATGGGGGCCCTGCCACAGACCGCCGGCCCGGCCCAACCAGCGGTTGAGCCCTCTCTGGTCCTGCGGTGA